A single Nostoc sp. GT001 DNA region contains:
- the rpaB gene encoding response regulator transcription factor RpaB, translating into MVKSSRSLGTALRNLSGEKGTILVVDDEASIRRILQTRLEMIGYSVVTASDGEEALSAFRLLTPDLIVLDVMMPKLDGYGVCLELRKQSDVPIIMLTALADVADRITGLELGADDYMAKPFSPKELEARIACVLKRRSHKTSINTIPNSLIIHVGNLKIDTSRRQVHKNEQRIRLTGVEFSLLELLVNHSGKIFSRVEILQQLWGFVPEMNTDTRVVDVHISRLRTKVESDPNNPELIITARGSGYFFPRIIDLEQE; encoded by the coding sequence ATGGTTAAGAGTTCTCGCTCATTAGGAACAGCGTTAAGAAACTTATCAGGTGAGAAAGGCACAATCTTAGTAGTAGATGACGAAGCCAGCATTCGCCGAATTTTACAGACGCGGTTAGAAATGATTGGCTACAGCGTAGTTACAGCTAGTGATGGTGAAGAAGCTTTGTCAGCTTTTCGCCTGTTGACCCCTGATTTAATAGTTCTGGATGTAATGATGCCAAAGCTAGATGGCTACGGTGTATGTCTTGAATTACGGAAACAATCAGATGTGCCAATCATTATGCTTACAGCCTTGGCAGATGTAGCAGATCGGATCACTGGGCTGGAATTAGGGGCTGATGATTATATGGCGAAGCCTTTCTCACCCAAGGAATTAGAAGCTCGGATTGCCTGCGTACTAAAACGGCGCTCCCACAAAACCAGTATCAATACTATTCCTAACTCTCTTATAATCCATGTGGGCAATCTCAAAATCGATACAAGTAGGCGGCAAGTTCATAAAAATGAGCAACGCATTCGATTGACAGGTGTGGAGTTTAGCTTATTAGAGTTATTAGTTAATCATTCGGGAAAGATTTTTTCAAGGGTTGAAATATTACAGCAATTGTGGGGTTTTGTACCAGAGATGAATACAGACACCCGTGTGGTAGATGTGCATATTTCACGATTGCGGACAAAGGTAGAATCCGATCCCAATAACCCAGAATTAATTATTACAGCAAGAGGTAGCGGTTATTTTTTCCCACGAATTATTGATTTAGAGCAGGAATAA
- a CDS encoding SDR family NAD(P)-dependent oxidoreductase: MSMLILITGISKGLGYAMTEGFIQQGHTVIGCARSSDVIDKIRQKFSATNDFTSVDVANEQLVKKWALFVLQKYSPPDIVINNAAITNYPAPLWEIPSEEFSDLIDINIKGVANIIRHFVPAMVKNKRGIIVNFSSGWGRSTSPQVAPYCASKWAIEGLTRSLAQELPNGMAAIPLNPGIIHTDMLSISFGEEAANYTPVSDWVLKAVPFILNLKPKDNGIPLTIS; encoded by the coding sequence ATGAGTATGCTCATCCTAATTACAGGCATAAGTAAAGGTCTAGGTTATGCGATGACCGAGGGTTTTATTCAACAGGGGCATACTGTTATTGGTTGCGCCCGTTCATCAGATGTTATTGATAAAATACGCCAAAAGTTTAGTGCTACCAACGATTTCACATCTGTAGATGTAGCAAATGAACAGCTTGTAAAAAAATGGGCACTCTTCGTACTTCAAAAATATTCACCGCCAGATATAGTAATTAATAATGCGGCAATTACCAATTATCCAGCGCCTTTGTGGGAAATACCATCTGAAGAATTTTCGGATCTAATAGATATCAATATCAAAGGAGTAGCGAATATAATTCGCCATTTCGTACCAGCAATGGTGAAAAACAAACGGGGCATTATTGTCAACTTTAGTTCTGGCTGGGGACGTTCGACTTCACCCCAAGTTGCACCATACTGCGCTTCTAAGTGGGCAATAGAAGGATTAACTCGTTCTTTGGCACAAGAATTGCCGAATGGTATGGCAGCTATACCCCTTAATCCAGGGATTATTCATACAGATATGCTCTCTATTAGTTTTGGAGAAGAAGCTGCTAATTATACACCCGTGTCCGATTGGGTATTGAAAGCTGTGCCATTTATTCTCAATTTAAAACCCAAAGATAACGGGATTCCCTTGACCATTTCATGA
- a CDS encoding glycosyltransferase has protein sequence MNCFDQLRKNGLIXTVLVYRPEAQEISTIFEYWSFHLKKHLSLSLPIAPSRKLKITILTVGSRGDLQPYCALGIGLKRAGHKVKVAAHENFESFVRKFDLEFAPIAGNMEEFLQSKQGQRLIAGEKLKKEEADKLLLQQLESGWQACQGSEVIIYTPLATFGYHIAEKLGVPCFFASVLPLTPTGMFGFLRFAQITKNPLKKLINYGSYLLVEFLYWQKYRPLLNHFRTETLKLPPLPYLGRRFRRKTPANVSRIPVLYGFSSHVIPKPHDWPVWVYVTGFWFVDQASEYEPPLELEDFLGRKQLPLCFGFGSITMPNPEYLTHYIVEALKKTHQGGIILSGWGNVGRTVNIKDSLRVFVIKEVPHDWLFPQVPAVVHHGGASTTAAVLRAGTPSITVPFFADQPVWGEKLTRLGVSPAPIPYKKVSDKTLAAAIEIVLGDEVMRCKAQELGQKIRDEDGVANAVVAFHRHLGLIG, from the coding sequence GTGAATTGTTTTGACCAGTTACGAAAAAACGGGCTGATCNNNACTGTATTGGTTTATCGCCCAGAGGCACAGGAAATTAGTACAATTTTTGAATACTGGAGTTTTCATTTGAAAAAGCATTTGAGCCTAAGTCTACCTATAGCACCAAGCCGAAAACTGAAGATTACGATCCTAACAGTAGGTTCAAGGGGAGACTTGCAACCATACTGTGCTTTAGGTATTGGGTTAAAACGTGCGGGGCATAAGGTGAAGGTAGCAGCGCATGAAAACTTTGAGTCGTTTGTTAGAAAGTTTGATTTAGAGTTTGCACCGATCGCTGGCAATATGGAAGAGTTTCTGCAATCCAAGCAAGGGCAGCGATTGATTGCGGGAGAGAAGTTGAAAAAAGAAGAAGCAGATAAGCTTTTACTTCAACAGTTGGAATCAGGTTGGCAAGCGTGTCAGGGAAGTGAAGTGATTATCTACACACCGTTAGCTACCTTTGGATATCACATCGCAGAGAAATTAGGCGTACCCTGCTTTTTTGCATCAGTTCTACCGTTGACTCCCACAGGGATGTTTGGGTTTTTGAGATTTGCTCAAATAACTAAAAACCCGCTAAAGAAATTAATCAACTATGGCAGCTACTTACTAGTAGAGTTTTTGTACTGGCAAAAATATCGTCCACTGCTCAATCACTTCAGAACAGAAACTTTGAAATTGCCGCCTTTACCATATTTGGGCAGACGCTTCAGACGGAAGACTCCAGCAAATGTATCACGAATCCCTGTATTGTACGGGTTTAGTTCGCACGTCATCCCAAAACCCCATGACTGGCCTGTATGGGTGTATGTAACTGGGTTTTGGTTTGTTGACCAAGCCTCCGAATATGAGCCACCTCTGGAACTAGAAGATTTTCTGGGACGAAAGCAATTGCCTTTGTGTTTTGGGTTTGGGAGCATAACGATGCCCAATCCAGAATATCTCACACATTACATCGTGGAAGCTCTAAAGAAAACCCATCAAGGCGGGATTATATTATCAGGATGGGGTAATGTTGGAAGAACAGTGAATATAAAAGATTCGCTACGAGTGTTTGTGATCAAGGAAGTTCCCCATGATTGGCTGTTTCCCCAAGTGCCAGCAGTAGTACATCACGGAGGAGCTAGTACAACGGCGGCAGTGTTACGTGCAGGGACACCATCAATTACTGTACCTTTTTTTGCAGATCAACCAGTTTGGGGTGAAAAGCTAACTCGTTTGGGAGTCAGCCCTGCGCCGATACCGTACAAGAAAGTGTCAGATAAAACTTTAGCAGCAGCGATTGAAATCGTATTGGGCGATGAGGTGATGCGGTGTAAAGCCCAGGAGTTAGGCCAGAAGATTAGAGATGAAGATGGTGTGGCGAATGCGGTTGTTGCATTCCATCGGCATTTGGGGTTGATTGGGTGA
- a CDS encoding DUF3368 domain-containing protein has translation MIVVSDTTPLSELSKVGKLDLLQAVFGRVIIPQQVYAELTTGDHPAVLAVKSALWLEVISISSNQLIEQLQLETDLDLGECSAIILAEELKADQLLIDEKAGRKVAISRGLPIIGLVGVIILAKEQGLIDNVKNILDDLISKGTRISPKIYDYALITAREI, from the coding sequence ATGATTGTTGTCTCAGATACAACCCCATTAAGTGAACTTTCTAAAGTTGGTAAATTAGACTTGCTTCAGGCTGTTTTTGGTAGAGTAATAATTCCTCAACAAGTCTATGCAGAATTAACAACGGGGGATCATCCCGCAGTTTTAGCCGTAAAATCAGCCTTATGGCTAGAAGTTATTTCTATAAGTAGTAACCAACTCATTGAACAATTACAATTAGAAACCGACTTGGATTTAGGAGAATGTTCGGCAATTATTTTGGCAGAAGAATTAAAAGCAGATCAACTTTTAATTGATGAAAAAGCTGGGAGAAAAGTTGCTATTAGTAGAGGCTTGCCAATTATTGGTTTAGTTGGAGTGATTATCTTAGCAAAAGAGCAAGGATTGATTGATAATGTCAAGAATATTTTAGATGATTTAATCAGTAAAGGAACAAGAATCAGCCCAAAAATTTATGATTATGCTCTGATTACAGCAAGAGAAATTTAA
- a CDS encoding UPF0175 family protein, producing the protein MTKVEFTIPVHSVNNTIREEAETKAKEAYVMTLLKYGEISSGKASQLLGIPRLDVIHLMSKHEISLFDDSMTLEEFQQEVNQAKVKLQGNNL; encoded by the coding sequence ATGACTAAAGTAGAATTTACTATTCCCGTTCATTCTGTTAATAATACCATTAGAGAAGAAGCAGAAACTAAAGCCAAAGAAGCTTATGTAATGACTCTACTTAAATATGGAGAAATTAGCAGTGGTAAGGCTAGTCAATTACTAGGAATTCCTAGACTAGACGTAATACATTTAATGTCTAAGCATGAAATATCCCTATTTGACGATAGTATGACTTTAGAGGAATTTCAGCAAGAAGTTAATCAAGCAAAAGTGAAATTGCAAGGCAATAATCTATGA
- a CDS encoding CopG family transcriptional regulator produces MNKKWAIKRITINLASAESEKLEKYCASTGRPATDVIRELIRSLSITELSASEQPQPVPQSVASSG; encoded by the coding sequence ATGAACAAAAAATGGGCTATCAAACGAATCACAATAAATCTTGCATCTGCTGAAAGCGAAAAACTTGAAAAATATTGTGCAAGTACAGGTAGACCTGCAACTGATGTGATTCGAGAGTTGATTCGCTCTCTCTCCATAACCGAGTTGTCAGCATCGGAACAGCCTCAACCAGTGCCACAGTCGGTCGCCTCAAGCGGATAA
- a CDS encoding AAA family ATPase has translation MSIDLLEFFQRTDPSRTLYINQGSDKKYYIDFSSVRGGDIIGKLKQKITFFKANEPTCTLFTGHIGCGKSTELVRLQVELEELDYHVVYFESSEDLEMTDVDIADVLLAIARRVSQSLEKITLSEPNKFHELLQGALRALDSEVTGFKVKTPAGDVGFSTEKEKFSLALGIGEITTKTKSDPQLREKLNQYLGLQKTRLLEAINRELLEPAIAKLKQQGKKGLVVIVDNLDRIDNRIKPWGRPQQEYLFVDQGEFLTKLNCHLVFTMPLSLKFSDDYGTLTQRFPEDPKVLPMVPVQWPDGSVHLEGMALMKQMVLARAFPDLQPKERLNQISEIFDSTETLERLCSLSGGHVRDLLRLLNTWIQEEMRFPLSRNTLEQVIRARRNEMAMPISDSEWELLRYVKQRKKVSDDQGYQKLIRSRFVFEYRDGGESWFDVNPILAEASELSR, from the coding sequence ATGAGTATAGATTTACTAGAATTTTTCCAGCGAACAGACCCCAGCCGGACTTTGTACATCAATCAAGGTTCAGATAAAAAGTACTACATTGACTTTTCCTCAGTCAGAGGCGGCGATATCATCGGCAAGCTAAAGCAGAAAATTACGTTCTTCAAAGCGAACGAACCGACCTGCACGTTATTCACTGGTCATATCGGCTGTGGGAAATCGACAGAGCTAGTCAGGTTGCAGGTGGAACTGGAAGAATTAGACTACCACGTAGTATATTTTGAGTCAAGTGAAGACTTAGAAATGACGGACGTGGACATTGCAGATGTTTTGCTAGCGATCGCCCGTCGTGTGAGCCAAAGCCTGGAGAAAATCACACTCTCCGAGCCGAACAAATTCCATGAACTACTGCAAGGCGCATTGAGAGCGCTAGATTCGGAAGTGACGGGGTTTAAGGTAAAAACACCAGCAGGTGATGTTGGGTTTTCCACAGAAAAAGAGAAGTTCTCTCTAGCGCTGGGAATTGGTGAAATCACAACCAAGACGAAAAGTGATCCTCAACTGCGGGAGAAGCTCAACCAATACCTGGGGCTACAGAAGACCAGACTGCTGGAGGCGATTAATCGAGAACTCCTAGAACCAGCGATCGCCAAACTTAAGCAGCAGGGTAAAAAAGGATTGGTGGTGATTGTTGATAACTTAGACCGCATAGATAACCGGATTAAACCGTGGGGTCGGCCGCAGCAAGAGTACTTGTTTGTGGATCAGGGAGAGTTTTTGACAAAGCTCAACTGCCATTTGGTTTTCACAATGCCGCTGTCGTTAAAATTCTCTGATGATTACGGAACGTTAACCCAGCGTTTCCCGGAAGACCCAAAGGTACTGCCGATGGTTCCAGTGCAATGGCCAGACGGCAGTGTGCATCTTGAGGGGATGGCGCTGATGAAGCAGATGGTACTGGCAAGGGCATTTCCCGATTTGCAGCCAAAGGAACGGTTAAACCAGATTAGTGAAATCTTTGACAGTACAGAAACGCTAGAACGGCTATGCAGTTTGAGTGGTGGTCATGTGCGAGATTTGCTCAGGTTGCTCAATACTTGGATTCAGGAGGAAATGAGGTTTCCCCTCTCGCGTAACACATTGGAGCAGGTGATTCGCGCACGTCGCAATGAGATGGCAATGCCGATTTCAGATTCGGAGTGGGAATTGCTGCGTTATGTTAAGCAAAGGAAGAAAGTCAGCGATGACCAAGGATACCAAAAGCTAATCCGTAGTAGATTTGTGTTTGAATATCGAGATGGCGGTGAATCCTGGTTTGATGTCAATCCAATTTTGGCAGAGGCAAGTGAGTTAAGTCGTTGA
- a CDS encoding ribosome assembly protein 4, producing the protein MSTQHPVNELQDNERSLQQLAWTLQASAGKFKLIWARCNYSDLRTRLIERLSEICKIKIQVLQLKESERTLFTAIREELQPNTQALMIVGWESLHDLPQMLTSANQVREEFRKNLSIPVVLWISEEVHHTIMEIAPDLESWGTSRSFAITPDDLTQFIKQLADEYFDKNLSINDYCILELELEAAQRDILADSPEIEANLAPLLGLVKQVNNKIDEALEHYQKARLLWQQLNSSEKQVRILGEIAYCYYLKAFKNKDISHPDWQATRQYTFEYITFLNKANRQDLAANSIAKFGNILRDLKEWEQLKNLAQQALQVHQANIQPIELAKDYEFLAQVALAQKCWSDAKELAQKAKDILPVTSAIEATDSSVVVSKFAEEPSTLYDLSLYYFILAQAEYELGSPQQAIKNLEVARDVSSPIKDLQLHLDILSYLQGLYFQKKEYLKAYNTKQQQRSIEQQFGLRAFIGAGRLQSTKQAQIALNKTYIQESIAPEITASGRLLDIERLIERLGRHDHKLIVIHGQSGVGKSSLVNAGLVPALKNKSVGIQDYLPVAMRVYTNWVEELARLMWEALQHKNNSGQEQLLKVKDLTSESQTKVLITQLRKNEQQQLRTILVFDQFEEFFFVYTEESQRQHFFEFLGECLNILSVKVILSLRVDYLHYLLECNRLESMAIIGKDILSSNVLYELGNFSLDDTKSIIERLTQTTAFHLEPTLIEQLVTDLARGLGKVRPIELQVVGAQLQTENITTLGEYHQRGTKEELVKRYLAEVVNDCGIENQQIAEILLYLLTDEKGTRPLKTRVELERELQALAAYATTDSNRLDLVLEIFVKSSVVVLLPENPFDRYQLVHDYLAAFIHQQQKPKLNELMAELERERKQRQQAEEELKQALARELEREKKQRQQTEKELKQSEEAKRILAEANRKARQLIRTGSGVLFTFLALAGITAIFANRAYQMSNEAQVGARLERQGITAWQNFQVQEIEPLLLAMQVGQELQKMVKDERPLKEYPAGSPQLALKTIVDNIHEKNRLKGHTNRVNNATFSPDGRRIVTASDDNTTRVWDLSGQQLVELKGHTNRVNNATFSPDGRRIVTASDDNTTRVWDLSGQQLVELKGHTNRVNNASFSMDGKRIVTASDDNTARVWNLFGQQLVELKGHTNYVYNATFSLDGKRIVTASDDNTARVWDLLGQQLVELKGHTDLVNNAIFSPDGQRIVTASDDNTARVWDLSGQQLAELKGHTDLVNNAIFSPDGQRIVTASDDNTARVWDLSGQQLAELKGHTNTVINAIFSPDGQRIVTASDDNTTRVWDLSGQQLVKLKGHTNRVNNAIFSPDGRRIVTASDDNTTRVWDLSSQQLVELKGHTNRVNKAIFSPDGKRIVTVSDDNTARVWGLLGQQLVELKGHTNRVNKAIFSPDGKRIVTVSDDNTTRVWDLSGQQLAELKGHTSRVNNASFSPDGKRIVTVSDDNTTRVWDLSGQQLAELKGHTSRVNNAIFSPDGQRIVTASWDNTARVWNLSDQQLAELKGHTNTVINAIFSPDGQRIVTASYDNTARVWDLSGKQLAELKGHTDLVNNAIFSPDGQRIVTASDDNTARVWDLSGKQLAELKGHTDLVNNAIFSPDGQRIVTASLDKTARVWDLSGKQLDELKGHTNRVNNAIFSPDGQHIVTASDDNTARVWRADSLDELLFRGCQWLNEYLVFNPKDLQTLTVCQNKSNLMAAARFMVQEGEKEARTGNIDSAITTFQIALKWNPNLKFDPRAKAAEFASKGKGERLRERQM; encoded by the coding sequence ATGAGTACACAGCATCCAGTAAATGAACTACAAGATAATGAGCGATCGCTACAGCAGCTAGCTTGGACGCTTCAAGCTTCTGCGGGAAAGTTTAAGCTGATTTGGGCGCGGTGTAATTACAGTGATTTACGGACTCGCTTGATAGAAAGGTTAAGCGAAATCTGTAAAATTAAGATTCAGGTATTGCAACTTAAGGAATCGGAAAGAACGCTGTTTACTGCAATCCGTGAAGAATTACAGCCAAATACCCAAGCGTTGATGATTGTGGGCTGGGAATCATTGCATGATTTACCGCAGATGTTGACAAGTGCTAATCAGGTACGCGAGGAATTTCGCAAAAACTTGTCTATTCCAGTAGTGCTGTGGATTAGTGAAGAAGTCCACCACACCATCATGGAGATTGCTCCTGACTTGGAAAGCTGGGGAACTAGCAGAAGTTTTGCGATCACGCCTGATGATTTAACCCAATTCATTAAGCAACTGGCAGATGAATATTTTGATAAGAACTTAAGTATAAATGACTACTGTATATTAGAGTTAGAATTAGAGGCAGCACAGAGAGATATTTTGGCTGATAGCCCAGAAATCGAGGCTAATTTAGCACCACTGTTAGGTTTAGTAAAGCAAGTTAACAATAAAATAGACGAAGCTTTAGAGCATTACCAAAAAGCTAGACTGCTGTGGCAACAACTGAATAGTTCAGAAAAACAAGTCAGAATTCTTGGTGAAATAGCTTACTGTTATTACCTTAAAGCTTTTAAAAATAAAGATATTAGCCATCCAGATTGGCAAGCAACTCGGCAGTATACCTTTGAATACATTACATTTCTCAACAAAGCTAATAGGCAAGATTTAGCTGCTAATTCTATTGCCAAATTTGGTAATATTTTGCGTGATTTGAAAGAGTGGGAGCAACTCAAAAATTTAGCACAGCAGGCTTTACAAGTACACCAAGCTAACATTCAGCCAATAGAATTGGCGAAAGATTACGAGTTTTTAGCCCAGGTAGCACTGGCTCAGAAATGCTGGAGTGATGCTAAAGAGTTGGCACAAAAAGCAAAAGATATCTTACCAGTAACTTCTGCCATAGAAGCAACAGATAGTTCAGTTGTTGTGTCTAAATTCGCAGAAGAACCAAGTACTCTATACGATTTAAGCCTGTATTACTTTATTTTGGCGCAGGCTGAATATGAATTAGGCTCACCCCAACAGGCAATTAAAAACTTAGAAGTTGCAAGAGATGTTAGCAGCCCTATAAAAGATTTGCAGTTACACCTGGATATTCTCAGTTACTTGCAAGGGCTGTACTTTCAGAAAAAAGAATATCTCAAAGCATACAATACAAAACAGCAGCAGAGGTCTATTGAACAGCAGTTTGGATTACGGGCGTTTATCGGTGCAGGAAGGTTACAGTCAACCAAGCAGGCTCAAATAGCCCTGAACAAAACTTATATTCAAGAAAGCATTGCCCCTGAAATTACTGCATCAGGTCGGTTACTAGATATTGAACGATTAATTGAACGACTAGGACGGCATGATCATAAACTAATAGTCATTCATGGACAATCAGGAGTTGGTAAAAGTTCATTAGTAAATGCAGGATTAGTTCCAGCTTTAAAAAATAAAAGCGTAGGCATTCAAGACTATCTACCTGTAGCAATGCGAGTTTACACCAATTGGGTGGAAGAATTAGCAAGGCTAATGTGGGAGGCATTGCAACATAAAAATAATAGTGGACAAGAACAACTTTTAAAAGTTAAGGATTTGACTTCAGAGAGCCAAACTAAAGTTTTAATCACTCAACTACGTAAAAATGAGCAGCAACAGCTACGGACGATCCTAGTTTTTGACCAATTTGAAGAATTTTTCTTTGTTTACACAGAAGAAAGCCAAAGGCAGCATTTCTTTGAATTTTTAGGTGAATGCCTAAATATTCTGTCTGTAAAGGTAATTTTGTCGTTGCGGGTTGATTATTTGCATTATTTGCTGGAGTGCAATCGTTTAGAGAGCATGGCAATTATTGGTAAGGATATTCTTAGTAGTAATGTACTTTATGAATTAGGGAATTTTTCGCTTGATGATACCAAGTCAATTATTGAGCGTTTGACCCAAACTACTGCTTTTCACTTAGAACCTACTTTAATTGAGCAATTAGTCACAGATTTAGCAAGAGGATTAGGCAAAGTACGTCCCATTGAATTACAAGTGGTAGGAGCGCAATTGCAAACAGAGAATATTACAACTCTGGGAGAATATCATCAACGTGGGACAAAAGAAGAACTAGTAAAACGCTATTTGGCAGAGGTAGTAAATGATTGTGGGATTGAGAATCAACAAATAGCAGAGATATTATTGTATTTGCTGACAGATGAAAAAGGAACTCGTCCTTTAAAAACTCGTGTGGAACTAGAACGAGAGTTACAAGCATTAGCCGCATATGCCACAACAGATAGTAATAGATTAGATTTGGTATTAGAAATTTTTGTCAAATCTAGTGTAGTAGTTCTGTTACCAGAGAACCCATTTGACCGTTATCAGTTAGTACATGATTATTTAGCAGCTTTTATTCACCAGCAACAAAAGCCTAAACTGAATGAGTTGATGGCAGAATTAGAAAGGGAAAGAAAGCAACGTCAGCAAGCTGAAGAAGAACTGAAACAAGCATTAGCAAGAGAACTGGAAAGGGAAAAAAAGCAGCGTCAGCAGACTGAAAAGGAACTAAAGCAGTCAGAAGAAGCCAAACGAATTTTAGCAGAGGCTAACCGAAAAGCAAGACAACTAATTCGTACTGGCTCAGGAGTGTTATTTACCTTCCTGGCTTTGGCAGGAATTACCGCAATATTTGCTAACCGAGCTTATCAAATGAGTAACGAAGCCCAGGTAGGTGCAAGATTAGAACGGCAAGGAATTACAGCTTGGCAAAACTTTCAAGTACAAGAAATTGAACCCTTGCTGTTAGCAATGCAGGTAGGGCAAGAGCTACAAAAGATGGTTAAAGATGAGCGTCCACTAAAAGAATATCCAGCTGGTAGTCCTCAGTTAGCCTTAAAAACAATTGTGGACAATATTCACGAAAAAAATCGACTCAAAGGGCATACCAATAGAGTCAACAACGCTACTTTTAGCCCGGATGGCAGACGCATTGTCACTGCCTCAGATGACAATACCACAAGGGTGTGGGACTTATCTGGTCAACAATTAGTCGAACTCAAAGGGCATACCAATAGAGTCAACAACGCTACTTTTAGCCCGGATGGCAGACGCATTGTCACTGCCTCAGATGACAATACCACAAGGGTGTGGGACTTATCTGGTCAACAATTAGTCGAACTCAAAGGGCATACCAATAGAGTCAACAACGCCAGTTTTAGCATGGATGGCAAACGCATTGTCACTGCCTCAGATGATAATACCGCTAGAGTGTGGAACTTATTTGGTCAGCAATTAGTCGAACTCAAAGGGCATACCAATTATGTTTACAATGCTACTTTTAGCCTGGATGGCAAACGCATTGTCACTGCCTCAGATGATAATACCGCTAGAGTGTGGGACTTATTGGGTCAGCAATTAGTCGAACTCAAAGGGCATACCGATTTGGTTAATAACGCCATTTTTAGCCCGGATGGCCAACGCATTGTCACTGCCTCAGATGACAACACCGCCAGAGTGTGGGACTTATCTGGTCAACAATTAGCAGAACTCAAAGGGCATACCGATTTGGTTAATAACGCCATTTTTAGCCCGGATGGCCAACGCATTGTCACTGCCTCAGATGACAACACCGCCAGAGTGTGGGACTTATCTGGTCAACAATTAGCAGAACTCAAAGGGCATACTAATACAGTTATAAATGCCATTTTTAGTCCAGATGGCCAACGCATTGTCACTGCCTCAGATGATAATACCACCAGGGTGTGGGACTTATCTGGTCAACAATTAGTCAAACTCAAAGGGCATACTAATAGAGTCAACAACGCCATTTTTAGCCCGGATGGCAGACGCATTGTCACTGCCTCAGATGATAATACCACCAGGGTGTGGGACTTATCTAGTCAGCAATTAGTCGAACTCAAAGGGCATACTAATAGAGTCAACAAAGCCATTTTTAGCCCGGATGGCAAACGCATTGTTACTGTCTCAGATGACAATACCGCTAGAGTGTGGGGCTTATTGGGTCAGCAATTAGTCGAACTCAAAGGGCATACTAATAGAGTCAACAAAGCCATTTTTAGCCCGGATGGCAAACGCATTGTTACTGTCTCAGATGATAATACCACCAGGGTGTGGGACTTATCTGGTCAACAATTAGCCGAACTTAAAGGGCATACCAGTAGAGTTAACAACGCCAGTTTTAGCCCGGATGGCAAACGCATTGTTACTGTCTCAGATGATAATACCACCAGGGTGTGGGACTTATCTGGTCAACAATTAGCCGAACTTAAAGGGCATACCAGTAGAGTTAACAACGCCATTTTTAGTCCAGATGGCCAACGCATTGTCACTGCCTCTTGGGACAACACCGCCAGAGTGTGGAACTTGTCTGATCAGCAATTAGCAGAACTCAAAGGGCATACTAATACAGTTATAAATGCCATTTTTAGTCCAGATGGCCAACGCATTGTCACTGCCTCATATGACAATACCGCTAGGGTGTGGGATTTATCTGGTAAGCAGTTAGCAGAACTCAAAGGGCATACCGATTTGGTTAATAACGCCATTTTTAGTCCAGATGGCCAACGCATTGTCACTGCCTCAGATGATAATACCGCTAGAGTGTGGGACTTATCTGGTAAGCAGTTAGCAGAACTCAAAGGGCATACCGATTTGGTTAATAACGCCATTTTTAGTCCGGATGGCCAACGCATTGTCACTGCCTCATTAGACAAAACCGCCAGGGTGTGGGACTTATCTGGTAAACAATTAGACGAACTTAAAGGGCATACCAATAGAGTCAACAATGCCATTTTTAGTCCGGATGGCCAACACATTGTCACTGCCTCAGATGACAACACTGCCAGGGTGTGGCGGGCTGATAGTCTTGATGAATTGTTATTTCGTGGTTGTCAATGGCTGAATGAGTATCTGGTGTTCAATCCTAAAGATTTACAAACTTTAACGGTGTGTCAAAATAAATCAAATTTGATGGCAGCAGCACGGTTTATGGTTCAAGAGGGTGAAAAAGAAGCTAGAACAGGCAATATTGATAGTGCGATCACTACCTTCCAAATAGCCTTGAAATGGAATCCTAATCTCAAATTTGACCCTAGGGCAAAAGCAGCAGAGTTTGCTAGTAAAGGTAAAGGGGAACGCTTGAGGGAGCGACAAATGTGA